A window of the Trichoderma asperellum chromosome 4, complete sequence genome harbors these coding sequences:
- the KEX1 gene encoding Cell death protease (SECRETED:SignalP(1-26)~MEROPS:MER0006006~BUSCO:EOG092D1U19~TransMembrane:1 (n11-19c24/25o523-540i)): protein MPSARPASWRWLAMTLATLWPALSAAEQSKNAADFYVRGLPGLAQDSLAVKMHAGHIEITPEHNGNLFFWHFQNQHIANRQRTVVWLNGGPGCSSEDGALMEIGPYRLKDDHTLVPNNGSWHEFANLLFVDNPVGVGFSYVDTDSYTHELDEMADQFVIFMEKFFELFPEYEHDDLYFAGESYAGQYIPYIAKAIVARNKQKIQEKKEREAWNLKGLLIGNGWISPRDQYDSYLPFLFKKGLLTKDSDVAKKLQSTIRICQNKMGSDPGHVDYPDCEGILSSILSMTKNGNGKDACWNMYDVRLRDSYPACGMNWPPDLTSITPYLRRSDVIQALHINSAKSAGWQECNGAVGSNFKAKNTPPSVDILPDLLAEVPILLFSGAEDFICNHVGTENMINNMEWNGGKGFELAPGNWAPRRNWTFEGEVAGFWQEARNLTYVLFHNSSHMVPFDYPRRTRDMLDRFMGVDISSIGGVPTDSRIDGEKGVETTVGGASNNTQAKEEETHKKIDAAKWAAYQRSGEIVLAIVIVAALAWGYFIWRQRKARATYRALSGSEPSSRNGSRLNFSSRRRREDVEAADFDETTLDDLHVETPTASESKYTVGGDDDSDDESAAAGPEKKENRHQQGSN from the exons ACACATCGAAATCACCCCCGAACACAACGGAAACCTGTTCTTCTGGCATTTCCAGAACCAGCACATTGCAAACCGTCAACGAACCGTAGTATGGCTGAACGGCGGGCCAGGGTGCAGCTCTGAGGATGGTGCGTTGATGGAGATTGGGCCGTACAGGCTCAAGGACGATCACACTTTGGTCCCGAACAATGGATCATGGCACGAGTTCGCAAACCTTTTATTCGTCGACAATCCGGTCGGCGTTGGCTTCAGCTATGTCGACACAGACAGTTATACTCATGAGCTGGATGAAATGGCAGACCAATTCGTCATCTTTATGGAGAAGTTCTTCGAACTGTTCCCTGAGTACGAGCATGACGAT CTTTACTTTGCGGGTGAGTCGTACGCTGGACAGTACATCCCTTACATTGCCAAAGCGATTGTGGCTCGCAACAAGCAGAAGATtcaggaaaagaaagagagggaggcTTGGAACCTAAAGGGATTGTTAATTGGAAATGGATGGATCTCCCCAAGAGACCAGTACGACAGCTACCTTCCATTCCTTTTCAAAAAGGGACTCCTTACGAAAGACTCAGACGTCGCCAAGAAGCTGCAGTCTACCATTCGAATTTGCCAAAACAAAATGGGCAGCGACCCGGGGCACGTCGACTACCCCGACTGCGAGGGCATCCTCAGTTCAATTCTCTCTATGACCAAGAATGGGAATGGAAAGGATGCCTGCTGGAACATGTACGATGTCCGTCTCAGAGACTCATATCCCGCCTGTGGAATGAACTGGCCCCCGGATTTGACCAGTATTACTCCATATCTGAGGAGATCCGACGTTATACAAGCGCTTCACATCAATAGCGCCAAATCAGCTGGCTGGCAAGAGTGCAATGGAGCAGTAGGCTCGAATTTCAAGGCCAAAAACACGCCACCTTCAGTCGATATCCTCCCCGATCTTCTGGCAGAAGTCCctattcttttgttttcagGAGCGGAAGATTTTATTTGCAACCACGTCGGTACTGAGAATATGATCAATAACATGGAATGGAACGGAGGCAAGGGCTTTGAGCTAGCTCCAGGAAACTGGGCCCCTCGTCGAAACTGGACTTTCGAGGGTGAAGTTGCTGGCTTCTGGCAAGAGGCCCGCAACCTGACTTACGTTTTGTTCCATAACTCGTCTCACATGGTGCCGTTTGATTATCCTCGCCGCACACGCGACATGTTGGACAGGTTTATGGGAGTCGACATTAGCAGCATTGGCGGCGTGCCTACTGACAGCCGCATCGACGGCGAAAAGGGCGTCGAGACGACGGTCGGTGGGGCATCTAACAACACCCAGGCtaaagaagaggagacgCACAAGAAGATCGATGCAGCCAAATGGGCCGCTTACCAAAGATCAGGTGAAATTGTCTtggccatcgtcatcgttgcTGCTCTGGCCTGGGGATACTTCATCTGGCGCCAGCGCAAAGCGCGTGCTACCTACAGGGCACTCAGCGGCAGCGAGCCTTCGAGCCGAAATGGCTCTCGTCTGAACTTCTCTTCCCGCAGACGGCGCGAAGATGTCGAGGCGGCGGATTTTGACGAAACCACTCTGGATGACTTGCATGTGGAGACACCGACTGCCTCAGAGAGTAAATACACCGTGGGAGGAGACGATGATAGCGATGATGAatcggcggcggctggccctgagaagaaagagaacagGCATCAACAAGGTTCGAATTAG